Proteins encoded together in one Mercenaria mercenaria strain notata chromosome 18, MADL_Memer_1, whole genome shotgun sequence window:
- the LOC128550424 gene encoding uncharacterized protein LOC128550424, which produces MYINTNIFLNKRLEKLSLLDQRYHSKAIMLNISKVFVIVAVLSRVYSEPTRGWREISIHLRRSIGSATSAAEKLHVTYVSMLKAYEKLNTGVDRDQYWVSFIADSMEGVRQECQAYVLWLFTPNFKRIVTGATCKPIPEPAY; this is translated from the exons atgtatataaatacaaaCATCTTTTTAAATAAACGACTTGAAAAGTTATCTCTGTTGGATCAACGGTATCATTCAAAGGCGATAATGTTgaatatatcaaaagtttttgTTATAGTTGCTGTGTTATCACGTGTTTACAGTGAGCCTACACGAGGTTGGAGAGAAATTAGTATACATTTAAGGAGGTCTATCGGATCTGCGACCTCGGCGGCAGAGAAACTTCATGTAACATACGTTAGCATGTTGAAAGCATACGAAAAATTAAAT ACAGGCGTAGACAGGGACCAATACTGGGTATCATTTATAGCAGATTCTATGGAAGGAGTT cGTCAAGAATGTCAGGCATATGTTTTGTGGCTATTTACACCGAACTTTAAGAGAATAGTTACCGGAGCAACCTGTAAGCCTATTCCAGAGCCAGCATACTAA
- the LOC123539145 gene encoding uncharacterized protein LOC123539145 has translation MQLDIPKLFILFALVASVASVPEEGWREVGVNLKRAIGSASSAAAHLGVKYKSMLKAYDNVDNVPGFEFYWVFFKAASVKGEPLDCEGIVLWTGLKRIVKRASCKPCATGKIR, from the exons ATGCAGCTGGATATaccaaagctttttattttatttgcattggTAGCAAGTGTTGCCAGTGTGCCTGAAGAAGGATGGAGAGAAGTTGGTGTAAATTTAAAAAGGGCCATTGGATCTGCGTCCTCGGCGGCAGCCCATCTTGGTGTTAAATACAAAAGCATGTTGAAAGCATACGATAACGTAGAT AATGTCCCAGGCTTCGAGTTCTATTGGGTATTCTTTAAAGCAGCATCCGTGAAAGGAGAA CCTCTAGATTGTGAAGGAATAGTTCTATGGACAGGGCTTAAAAGGATAGTGAAACGTGCAAGTTGTAAACCATGTGCCACAGGGAAGATACGTTGA